Proteins encoded within one genomic window of Mesobacillus subterraneus:
- a CDS encoding RNA polymerase sigma factor — protein MNDDELVFRARNGNMQAFAELIDIHTPTVKRFAFQLGNKYDDIDDITQEVFVRVYRFLDQFSHAKFTTWLYKITLNVTRDFARSKQRQIKKVLKIGKERTYNGKTAEESILRYEEDRTLHECIQKLDEKYRAPIVLFYFHEKSYDEISEITGVSLANVKTRMSRGKEHLKKLLTLAEKKEGANHG, from the coding sequence ATGAATGATGATGAATTAGTGTTCCGTGCCCGGAATGGCAATATGCAGGCTTTCGCGGAGTTGATTGATATCCATACTCCAACCGTCAAGCGCTTTGCCTTCCAGCTTGGAAATAAATATGACGACATAGATGATATCACTCAGGAAGTATTCGTCAGGGTATACCGCTTCCTCGACCAATTTTCTCATGCCAAATTCACAACCTGGCTCTATAAAATCACCTTGAATGTAACGAGGGATTTTGCCCGGAGCAAGCAAAGGCAGATCAAAAAGGTCCTGAAAATTGGCAAGGAGCGAACGTACAACGGAAAAACAGCAGAAGAAAGCATTCTGCGGTATGAAGAAGACAGGACTTTGCATGAGTGCATACAAAAGCTTGATGAGAAATATCGCGCACCAATCGTCCTCTTTTATTTTCACGAAAAAAGCTACGATGAAATCTCTGAAATTACAGGGGTGTCGCTGGCAAATGTAAAGACACGGATGTCAAGAGGAAAGGAACACTTGAAGAAACTGCTCACTCTAGCCGAAAAGAAGGAGGGTGCAAACCATGGATGA
- the yugI gene encoding S1 domain-containing post-transcriptional regulator GSP13: MSENIQVGSVLTGKVTGIQPYGAFVALDENTQGLVHISEITHGYVKDVNEHLTVGDEVKVKVLSIDEAAGKIGLSIRATEEAPEQPQRAKKPRSAKRPAAVVQHQDDSAQGFNTLKDKLQEWINQSDMAKK; the protein is encoded by the coding sequence ATGTCAGAAAATATTCAAGTAGGCAGCGTTTTAACAGGAAAAGTTACAGGAATCCAGCCATATGGCGCTTTCGTAGCGTTAGATGAAAATACACAAGGTCTAGTGCACATTTCAGAAATCACACACGGTTATGTTAAGGATGTTAACGAGCACCTTACAGTTGGCGATGAAGTGAAAGTGAAAGTTTTGTCAATTGATGAAGCTGCTGGAAAAATTGGCTTATCAATCCGTGCTACTGAAGAAGCACCAGAACAACCACAACGCGCTAAGAAGCCACGCAGCGCCAAGCGTCCAGCTGCTGTAGTTCAGCACCAGGATGACTCAGCTCAAGGCTTCAACACTTTGAAGGATAAGCTTCAAGAGTGGATCAACCAGTCAGATATGGCTAAGAAATAA
- a CDS encoding ornithine--oxo-acid transaminase: MATKTSSLIEQTQKYGANNYHPLPIVISNAEGVWVEDPEGNRYMDMLSAYSAVNQGHRHPKIIQALKDQADRVTLTSRAFHNDQLGPWYEKICKMTNKEMALPMNTGAEAVETAIKAARRWAYDVKGVAENQAEIIACIGNFHGRTMTAVSLSSEEEYKRGFVPMLPGIKLIPYGDLDALKEAVTPNTAAFLIEPIQGEAGIVIPPEGFMKAAYDVCKENNVLFIADEIQAGLARSGKMFACEWEGIQPDMYILGKALGGGVFPISCVVADNDVLGVFNPGSHGSTFGGNPMACAVSIASLDVLIDEKLADRSLELGEYFISKLREIDNSIIKDIRGRGLFIGVELTEPARKYCEELKEEGLLCKETHDTVIRFAPPLVISEEELDWAIERIKKVLS; this comes from the coding sequence ATGGCAACAAAAACTAGTTCTTTGATCGAGCAGACTCAAAAGTATGGTGCGAATAACTATCATCCTCTGCCAATCGTTATTTCAAATGCAGAGGGTGTTTGGGTAGAGGATCCTGAAGGCAACAGATATATGGACATGCTTAGTGCCTATTCAGCTGTCAACCAGGGGCACCGCCATCCTAAAATCATCCAGGCGCTTAAGGATCAGGCGGACCGTGTGACTCTTACTTCAAGAGCATTTCACAATGACCAGCTAGGACCATGGTATGAAAAGATTTGCAAGATGACGAATAAAGAAATGGCTTTGCCGATGAACACTGGAGCGGAAGCAGTAGAAACGGCTATTAAAGCAGCTCGCCGCTGGGCATACGATGTGAAAGGTGTTGCGGAAAACCAGGCTGAAATCATTGCTTGTATCGGCAACTTCCATGGGCGCACAATGACGGCAGTTTCTTTATCGTCTGAAGAAGAATACAAACGTGGCTTCGTCCCGATGCTGCCAGGAATCAAACTGATCCCTTACGGTGACCTTGATGCGCTGAAGGAAGCGGTCACTCCTAATACTGCAGCCTTCTTGATTGAACCGATTCAGGGAGAGGCCGGGATCGTCATTCCACCAGAAGGCTTCATGAAAGCTGCCTACGATGTATGTAAAGAAAACAATGTCCTGTTCATTGCGGATGAAATTCAGGCTGGTCTCGCACGGTCTGGAAAAATGTTCGCATGCGAATGGGAGGGAATACAGCCTGATATGTATATCCTAGGAAAAGCGCTTGGCGGCGGGGTTTTCCCAATCTCATGTGTTGTTGCCGACAATGATGTACTAGGAGTATTCAACCCAGGTTCCCACGGGTCCACTTTCGGCGGCAATCCAATGGCCTGCGCAGTATCCATTGCGTCCCTTGATGTCTTGATCGATGAGAAGCTTGCTGACCGTTCCCTTGAACTGGGAGAGTATTTCATTAGCAAGCTCCGTGAAATTGACAATTCCATCATTAAGGACATCCGTGGCCGCGGCTTGTTCATTGGTGTCGAGCTAACTGAGCCTGCACGCAAGTATTGCGAAGAGCTTAAAGAGGAAGGGCTGCTGTGCAAAGAAACGCATGATACGGTCATCCGTTTCGCTCCACCGCTTGTCATCAGTGAGGAAGAACTGGATTGGGCAATAGAAAGAATCAAGAAAGTATTATCATAA
- a CDS encoding DUF378 domain-containing protein codes for MSGIQRAALVLTIIGAINWGLVGFFQFDLVAAIFGGQDSALARIIYGLVGLAGLINIGLLFAPSEREERAAEPRATR; via the coding sequence ATGAGCGGTATTCAACGTGCAGCACTAGTACTTACCATTATCGGCGCCATCAACTGGGGCTTAGTAGGATTCTTCCAATTTGACCTTGTTGCAGCTATTTTCGGCGGACAGGATTCAGCATTGGCTCGAATCATCTATGGATTAGTCGGTCTTGCGGGTCTCATAAATATCGGACTTCTATTCGCACCAAGCGAAAGGGAAGAGAGAGCGGCAGAACCAAGGGCAACTAGATAA
- a CDS encoding iron-containing alcohol dehydrogenase, which produces MDNFTFYNPTKLIFGKGQLEELKNEVPPYGKKVLLVYGGGSIKRNGLYDSVIETLKEIGAEVFELSGVEPNPRLSTVHKGVKICKEEGIEFILAVGGGSVIDCTKAIAAGAKYDGDAWDLVTKKAFASEALPFGTVLTLAATGSEMNAGSVITNWETNEKYGWGSPVSFPKFSILDPVNTFTVPKDQTIYGIVDMMSHVFEHYFHLTENTEFQDRMAESLLLTVMETAPKLLEDLENYEYRATILYSGTMTLNGILNMGYRGDWASHNIEHAVSAVYDIPHGGGLAILFPNWMKYNLKVKPERFKKMAVRVFGVNPEGKTDEEAGLEGIEKLREFWNSIGAPSRLADYDIDDSKLELMADKAMVNGEFGNFAKLNKEDVMEIYRMSL; this is translated from the coding sequence TTGGATAATTTTACTTTTTACAATCCAACGAAATTGATATTTGGAAAAGGGCAGCTTGAGGAATTGAAAAACGAAGTTCCTCCATACGGCAAGAAAGTTCTGCTGGTTTATGGCGGAGGCAGCATCAAACGCAATGGACTTTATGATTCTGTTATAGAGACCTTAAAGGAGATTGGCGCGGAAGTATTTGAGCTTTCCGGTGTGGAACCAAATCCTCGTCTGTCGACTGTTCATAAAGGTGTGAAAATCTGCAAAGAAGAGGGCATTGAATTTATCCTCGCAGTGGGAGGCGGCAGTGTCATTGACTGCACAAAAGCAATCGCTGCTGGTGCAAAATACGATGGCGATGCATGGGACCTTGTCACAAAGAAGGCTTTTGCATCAGAAGCACTTCCATTTGGAACAGTTTTGACATTAGCCGCTACAGGATCTGAAATGAATGCCGGTTCTGTCATCACAAACTGGGAAACGAATGAAAAGTATGGCTGGGGAAGCCCGGTCTCATTCCCGAAATTCTCAATCCTTGATCCAGTGAACACATTTACCGTTCCGAAGGACCAAACAATTTACGGCATTGTTGACATGATGTCCCACGTATTTGAACATTATTTCCATCTGACAGAGAATACTGAATTCCAGGACCGCATGGCCGAATCCTTACTTTTGACAGTGATGGAAACAGCTCCAAAGCTACTTGAGGATTTAGAGAACTACGAGTATCGCGCAACGATTCTTTACTCAGGAACGATGACCTTGAACGGCATTCTTAATATGGGCTATCGCGGCGATTGGGCATCCCATAATATTGAGCACGCCGTATCAGCAGTATATGATATCCCTCACGGAGGCGGGCTGGCTATTCTGTTCCCGAACTGGATGAAGTATAACCTTAAAGTGAAACCAGAGCGCTTCAAGAAAATGGCTGTACGGGTCTTCGGCGTTAATCCAGAAGGCAAGACAGACGAAGAAGCTGGGTTGGAAGGTATCGAAAAGCTGCGTGAATTCTGGAACAGCATCGGTGCCCCATCTAGACTTGCTGATTACGACATTGATGACAGCAAGCTTGAATTAATGGCTGATAAAGCAATGGTCAATGGGGAATTTGGCAACTTTGCAAAATTGAATAAAGAGGATGTAATGGAAATTTATCGTATGTCATTATAA
- a CDS encoding LPXTG cell wall anchor domain-containing protein — protein MKTTFKKKLFLSWVAFIWLFSLTVPVTGVFANGNGGAAPEKEGYTMFKIEGSNLKDGTYTHGPLTVNVTFTVEENEPKSISWSSNIPVFSVYVKGGPGGLTNSYEKGATEGSGLIAPDNKGISHVAFYYKQEEANPADEEKTEEGTDNGGGESEEPAEDNEPAEEQQNDESNQEENNDSSQEENDEANQNENDDSSQEENDEANQNENDDSSQEENDEANQNENDESNQEENDESNQEDKESEEGTKENGNKSTEIHLHLKNCTAPVEKVEVQLNGKWSEMSNPGNSPLYKLKDGGEFVKDDITAFKLSFESGEEQVYGMEEVKIGVEAEGSINYWLEGCHIAEDEQEENPGEGTEEPGEGTEEPGDGQGDNKGNKSTEIHLHLKNCVAPVAKVFVELNGEWIEMTNPGNSPLYKLKDGGEFVKDDITAFKLQFESGAEITYSVEEVKTGIEAEGSINYWLQDCAIPEDENPEEPGDGTEEPGDDIEEPGEDEESDVEIEIVKELYITINKNIESVVKVTLLIKDGENLEFNKLNYLWKLFITSGLNVSDITGIEFEFEDGTTKVVALNMLSFELENEIIQVDINEAVLGIDSDDDNDEDTGAVQPDNNDNDSSGHGDEKQGWYGDMLPKTGENSKMMFYIYGFLLMTAGLVLRMKKPINQL, from the coding sequence TTGAAAACTACTTTTAAGAAAAAATTATTTTTATCATGGGTTGCATTTATATGGTTATTTTCCCTCACCGTACCGGTCACTGGAGTTTTTGCAAATGGTAATGGAGGAGCAGCGCCGGAAAAAGAAGGATACACCATGTTTAAAATTGAAGGCAGCAATCTAAAGGATGGAACGTATACACATGGACCGCTGACTGTAAATGTTACTTTTACAGTGGAAGAAAATGAACCAAAAAGTATCAGCTGGTCTTCTAATATCCCTGTTTTTTCGGTATATGTTAAAGGTGGGCCAGGCGGACTTACTAACAGCTACGAAAAAGGCGCAACTGAAGGATCTGGCCTTATTGCACCAGATAACAAAGGAATCAGTCATGTGGCCTTCTATTACAAGCAAGAAGAAGCAAATCCTGCAGATGAAGAAAAAACTGAAGAAGGTACAGATAATGGCGGCGGAGAATCCGAAGAGCCCGCAGAAGATAATGAACCTGCTGAAGAGCAACAAAACGATGAATCTAATCAAGAAGAAAATAACGACTCAAGCCAAGAAGAAAACGATGAAGCAAATCAGAATGAAAACGATGACTCAAGCCAAGAAGAAAACGATGAAGCAAATCAGAATGAAAACGATGACTCAAGCCAAGAAGAAAACGATGAAGCAAATCAGAATGAAAACGATGAATCAAACCAAGAAGAAAACGATGAATCAAATCAGGAAGACAAAGAATCTGAAGAAGGTACAAAGGAAAATGGCAATAAAAGCACAGAAATCCATCTACATCTAAAGAATTGCACAGCACCAGTTGAAAAAGTGGAAGTTCAATTGAACGGAAAATGGAGCGAGATGTCGAATCCAGGTAACTCTCCCCTGTACAAACTGAAGGACGGCGGGGAATTCGTAAAGGATGATATAACTGCATTCAAGCTTTCTTTTGAATCAGGCGAAGAACAAGTTTATGGAATGGAAGAAGTGAAGATAGGCGTGGAAGCAGAAGGTTCGATTAACTATTGGCTTGAGGGCTGCCACATAGCAGAAGATGAGCAGGAAGAAAATCCAGGTGAAGGAACAGAGGAACCAGGTGAAGGCACGGAAGAACCCGGAGATGGCCAAGGGGATAATAAAGGAAATAAAAGCACAGAAATCCACCTGCACCTAAAAAACTGTGTGGCACCTGTTGCGAAAGTCTTTGTTGAATTAAATGGTGAATGGATTGAAATGACGAATCCAGGAAACTCTCCGCTTTATAAGCTAAAAGATGGGGGAGAATTTGTTAAAGATGACATCACTGCATTTAAGCTTCAATTTGAGTCAGGCGCTGAAATTACCTATAGTGTGGAAGAAGTCAAGACAGGTATAGAAGCAGAAGGTTCGATTAACTACTGGCTGCAGGACTGTGCGATACCAGAGGATGAAAATCCAGAAGAACCAGGCGATGGTACAGAAGAACCTGGAGATGATATTGAAGAACCGGGTGAAGACGAAGAATCTGATGTAGAAATTGAAATAGTCAAAGAGCTGTACATCACAATCAATAAAAATATTGAATCAGTCGTAAAGGTGACGTTGCTGATCAAGGATGGCGAAAACCTTGAATTTAACAAGCTTAATTATCTCTGGAAACTCTTCATTACAAGTGGTTTAAATGTTTCTGATATCACTGGAATAGAGTTTGAGTTTGAGGATGGAACAACAAAAGTAGTTGCCTTGAACATGCTTTCCTTTGAGCTGGAAAATGAGATTATTCAAGTGGATATAAATGAAGCTGTCCTTGGAATTGATTCCGATGATGATAATGATGAGGATACAGGAGCTGTCCAACCTGATAACAATGATAATGACTCTTCAGGTCATGGAGATGAAAAGCAAGGCTGGTATGGCGACATGCTGCCAAAAACGGGTGAAAACAGCAAGATGATGTTTTATATCTATGGCTTCCTTCTTATGACAGCAGGTTTAGTTTTAAGAATGAAAAAGCCGATCAATCAGCTATAA
- a CDS encoding class D sortase, whose protein sequence is MKKGLSLFLIFSGIILFLYPTLSELCIDYQQEKLIGEWEKIDVVEAEAAKEAFSKEDVNESLEKLNEVFSMNGESQVAEASEIDQTDTDTAGNAGKNNQESSSIKGTNTEQDGVLGVIEIDKIHVRLPILYGASARNLDLASGLLSGTSLPGMAGNSAIAAHRSRTYGRMFNRLDEIGAGDIVTVKDKKGTYKYQVYDTLVVEPKDVSVLNSSQDEKTLTLITCTPIDTATHRLIVKAKMVP, encoded by the coding sequence ATGAAAAAAGGACTGTCACTGTTTTTGATCTTTTCTGGTATAATCCTGTTTTTATATCCTACCTTGTCGGAGCTTTGTATAGATTATCAGCAGGAAAAATTGATAGGTGAGTGGGAGAAGATCGATGTAGTTGAGGCTGAAGCTGCTAAGGAAGCTTTTAGCAAAGAAGACGTCAATGAGAGCCTGGAAAAATTGAATGAGGTTTTCAGTATGAATGGAGAGAGTCAAGTAGCAGAAGCATCGGAAATCGATCAAACGGATACCGACACGGCTGGAAATGCTGGCAAAAATAATCAAGAGAGTTCATCCATAAAAGGAACAAATACTGAACAGGATGGGGTTCTCGGTGTGATTGAAATAGATAAGATCCACGTGCGACTTCCGATTCTATATGGGGCCTCAGCGCGTAATCTGGACCTGGCATCGGGCCTTTTGTCTGGAACTTCTCTTCCAGGTATGGCAGGGAACAGTGCCATTGCTGCTCATCGCAGCCGCACTTACGGAAGAATGTTCAATCGCCTTGATGAAATCGGTGCTGGTGATATTGTTACAGTTAAGGATAAAAAAGGGACTTACAAATACCAGGTCTATGACACCCTGGTAGTGGAACCCAAGGATGTTTCAGTGCTGAATAGCAGTCAAGATGAAAAGACATTGACTCTCATTACATGTACCCCGATTGACACTGCGACACATCGATTGATTGTTAAAGCCAAAATGGTGCCTTGA
- a CDS encoding glucose-6-phosphate isomerase, which translates to MTHVRFDYSKALSFFGEHEVTYLRDFVKVAHHSLHEKTGAGSDFLGWVDLPVDYDKEEFARIQKSAEKIKSDSDVLLVVGIGGSYLGARAALEFLQHSFYNALPKEKRNTPQVIFIGNNISSSYMTDVMDLLDGKDFSINVISKSGTTTEPAIAFRIFRKLLEEKYGVKEARKRIYATTDKARGALKTLADEEGYESFVIADDVGGRYSVLTAVGLLPIAVSGSDIEAMMKGAAQAMEDFGKSELEENPAYQYAAVRNALYNKGKTIEMLINYEPSLQYFSEWWKQLFGESEGKDQKGIYPSSANFSTDLHSLGQYVQEGRRDLFETIIKVENPRHEMVIEEAASDLDGLNYLAGKTVDFVNNKAFEGTMLAHTDGGVPNLVLTIPKLDEYTFGYLVYFFEKACAMSGYLLGVNPFDQPGVEEYKVNMFALLGKPGFEEKKAELEKRLK; encoded by the coding sequence ATGACACATGTTCGTTTTGATTACTCAAAGGCGCTAAGCTTTTTTGGAGAACACGAAGTTACATACTTAAGAGATTTTGTAAAAGTAGCCCATCATTCATTACACGAAAAAACTGGTGCAGGGAGCGACTTCTTAGGCTGGGTGGATCTGCCTGTAGACTATGATAAAGAAGAATTCGCACGCATCCAGAAATCAGCTGAAAAAATCAAGAGTGATTCTGATGTATTGCTGGTTGTAGGAATCGGCGGTTCATATTTAGGGGCTCGCGCAGCACTTGAATTCTTGCAGCACAGCTTCTATAACGCTCTTCCGAAAGAAAAGCGCAACACACCGCAGGTCATTTTTATCGGCAACAACATCAGCTCAAGTTATATGACAGATGTTATGGACCTTTTAGATGGAAAAGATTTCTCCATCAATGTTATTTCTAAATCAGGTACAACAACGGAGCCAGCGATCGCATTCCGTATTTTCCGCAAGCTACTTGAAGAGAAGTATGGAGTGAAAGAAGCCCGCAAACGCATATATGCAACAACGGACAAAGCACGCGGTGCATTGAAAACTCTTGCTGACGAAGAAGGCTATGAATCATTCGTGATTGCTGATGATGTTGGCGGACGTTATTCTGTATTGACGGCTGTAGGTTTGCTGCCAATCGCTGTCAGCGGTTCAGATATCGAAGCGATGATGAAAGGTGCAGCACAGGCGATGGAGGATTTCGGCAAGTCCGAGCTTGAAGAAAACCCTGCCTACCAATACGCAGCTGTACGAAACGCGCTTTACAACAAAGGTAAAACAATCGAAATGCTGATCAACTATGAGCCATCGCTTCAGTACTTCTCTGAATGGTGGAAGCAGCTGTTCGGCGAAAGTGAAGGAAAAGACCAGAAGGGTATTTATCCTTCTTCAGCGAACTTCTCGACTGACCTTCACTCACTTGGTCAATATGTGCAGGAAGGACGCCGGGATTTGTTCGAAACTATCATCAAGGTTGAGAACCCTCGCCATGAAATGGTGATTGAAGAGGCTGCAAGCGATTTAGACGGGTTGAACTACCTTGCTGGCAAGACAGTTGACTTCGTGAACAATAAAGCATTTGAAGGAACAATGCTTGCCCATACTGATGGCGGCGTACCAAACCTGGTTCTGACGATTCCTAAACTTGACGAGTATACATTCGGCTACCTTGTATACTTCTTTGAAAAAGCCTGCGCAATGAGCGGCTATTTGCTCGGCGTAAATCCATTCGACCAGCCAGGCGTTGAAGAGTACAAAGTGAACATGTTCGCATTGCTCGGCAAACCAGGCTTCGAAGAAAAGAAAGCAGAATTGGAAAAACGACTTAAATAA
- a CDS encoding YugN-like family protein: MIEIQSELEGKHFDLFKLEQMLKPLGYSIGGNWDYDHGAFDYKIDDEVGYQFLRLPFKAIDGQLDSKGCTVQFERPFLLSHKYQRGIDDHAEIGNASASFNQFQEPVDKDASFPEKYIEVGRSLVREVESALLH, translated from the coding sequence TTGATTGAGATACAGTCAGAGCTTGAGGGCAAGCACTTTGATCTTTTTAAACTGGAGCAGATGCTGAAACCGTTGGGATATTCCATCGGAGGAAACTGGGATTACGACCATGGAGCGTTCGATTATAAAATAGATGATGAAGTTGGATACCAGTTTTTGAGGCTTCCGTTCAAGGCAATTGATGGCCAGCTTGATTCGAAAGGCTGTACTGTTCAATTTGAACGGCCTTTCCTGCTTTCGCATAAATATCAGCGCGGGATCGATGATCATGCGGAGATCGGGAATGCGAGCGCATCCTTCAACCAGTTCCAGGAACCGGTTGATAAGGATGCAAGCTTTCCAGAAAAATATATCGAAGTAGGCCGGTCTCTTGTTCGAGAAGTTGAATCTGCTTTGCTTCATTGA
- a CDS encoding potassium channel family protein — MMTNHLYMRFVKLPILLRILMIAAMMISLFGIVIHFVEPKSFPTVFDGVWWAIITASTVGYGDFYPVTTMGRITAILLLLIGTGFLSSYFIHLSAATVTKQNAYAEGKVGYRGSSHIIIIGWNERSRSVIRSLIEADETIILVDDSLGSNPIVDDNVHFIRGRANKDETLLNAGISTARKVIITSDQNLDELQADMNTILTLLAIKGLNPDIRCIAEIQTSEQINNARRAGADELIPANSLTSAVLLNSIASVEVVDPLLDLLGQLNGKRLSYIEPEASLIDKGFQEASSFLLKERNIILIGRKRGDDIIVNPKNNIKIKYDDQLLAIHNDQ, encoded by the coding sequence ATGATGACTAATCATTTATATATGCGTTTCGTAAAACTTCCGATTTTATTGAGGATCCTGATGATTGCCGCTATGATGATTTCATTGTTTGGCATTGTCATTCATTTTGTTGAACCAAAAAGCTTTCCGACTGTTTTTGATGGTGTCTGGTGGGCTATCATAACTGCTTCAACAGTTGGATATGGAGACTTTTACCCGGTAACTACGATGGGGCGAATCACAGCCATCCTGCTTCTGTTGATTGGTACAGGGTTTTTATCCTCGTATTTTATCCATCTATCAGCAGCGACCGTCACCAAACAAAATGCCTATGCAGAGGGGAAAGTAGGCTATAGAGGAAGCAGCCATATCATCATTATCGGCTGGAACGAGAGGTCTCGTTCGGTTATTCGCTCTCTCATAGAGGCGGATGAAACTATCATATTAGTAGACGATTCACTCGGGTCAAATCCCATTGTGGATGATAATGTCCATTTTATCAGAGGCCGCGCGAATAAAGATGAAACCTTATTGAATGCTGGCATTTCAACAGCCAGGAAAGTGATTATTACATCAGACCAGAATCTTGATGAGCTGCAGGCCGATATGAATACAATCCTCACGCTGCTCGCCATCAAAGGATTAAATCCGGACATCCGCTGCATCGCTGAAATCCAGACGAGCGAACAAATCAATAATGCGAGGAGAGCTGGAGCTGATGAGCTGATTCCTGCAAACTCTCTGACCAGCGCGGTACTTTTGAATAGCATCGCCTCAGTGGAGGTCGTGGACCCTTTATTGGATTTACTGGGGCAATTGAATGGAAAGCGCTTGTCTTATATTGAACCGGAAGCTTCTCTTATCGATAAGGGCTTTCAGGAGGCAAGCAGCTTTCTGCTGAAAGAAAGAAACATTATATTGATTGGACGCAAAAGAGGGGATGACATAATCGTCAACCCCAAAAACAATATCAAAATTAAATACGATGATCAGCTGCTTGCAATACACAATGATCAATGA
- a CDS encoding DedA family protein, protein MQDYMMSALDWLSSLGYIGIALGLMLEVIPSEIVLGYGGYMISEGSIGFTGAIIAGTIGGTIAQLFLYWLGYFGGRPMLEKYGKFLLINQHHLDLSEKWFRQYGPGVIFSARFIPVVRHAISIPAGIAGMSAIKFTLYTIAAMIPWTVFFLYLGIVLGENWSGIKDIAKPFIIPISILALGGGAVYIMAARKQKNL, encoded by the coding sequence ATGCAGGATTACATGATGAGCGCTCTGGACTGGCTGTCGAGCCTTGGGTACATCGGAATTGCTCTTGGTTTGATGCTCGAGGTCATTCCGAGTGAAATTGTCCTTGGCTATGGCGGGTATATGATTTCTGAAGGGAGTATTGGTTTCACAGGAGCAATCATCGCTGGAACCATTGGCGGGACGATTGCACAGCTGTTCCTGTACTGGCTTGGTTATTTTGGCGGCCGCCCAATGCTTGAAAAATACGGAAAATTCCTTCTGATCAACCAGCACCACCTTGATTTATCAGAAAAATGGTTCAGGCAATATGGACCTGGTGTGATTTTTTCGGCGAGGTTCATTCCCGTCGTAAGACATGCGATTTCTATACCAGCGGGGATTGCTGGCATGTCAGCTATCAAGTTCACACTCTATACTATTGCCGCGATGATTCCATGGACAGTATTTTTTCTTTATCTAGGAATTGTCCTCGGTGAAAATTGGTCAGGGATCAAGGACATTGCCAAGCCATTTATCATCCCAATCAGCATCCTAGCGTTAGGGGGAGGTGCAGTATACATAATGGCAGCCCGAAAACAAAAGAACCTTTAA